The Mycolicibacterium neoaurum DNA segment CGACAGCCAGGTCAGCGTGCGTTGCCAGGCGTCCTCGGCGGCCCTGGGGTCGTACCGGTCACCGGTGTCGTTGAAGAACGCGTGGTTGGCACCCTGCTCGGTGACCAGCTCGTGTACCAGCCCAGCGCGGTCCAGCGCCGCGGCGGCGACCGGTTCGGTGGCATTCACCCGCTGGTCGAGCTCACCGTAGAAGCCGAGCACGGCAACACTTTTCGATCCGGAAAAGTCAGGATCATCCGGCGTCGGGCCGTAGAACGGAAAGGCGGCCGACAGCTCGGGCGCACCGGCAGCCAGCAGGCGCCACACCAGTCCGCCGCCCATACAGAACCCGATGGCCGCCACCGGCTTGCCCGGAGTCCGCGCCTGCACCTCGGCGATCCCGGACCGCAGGTCGGCCACCATCTGTTCGGGCGGACGGTTGCCCAGCGCGGCGGTGGCCTCGGCCGGATCGGCGAAGGCGGCGGT contains these protein-coding regions:
- a CDS encoding dienelactone hydrolase family protein, whose translation is MTPLQRYIAEEIATDHVDGLLSRREALRRLALLGVGTAAATALIAACGDARQDVTASSTETARSTPPGMDKVRPTVPVSWQGPAGELRGAWAEAAGPRGATLVIHENKGLNDWVRSVAGRLAGAGYSSLAIDLLSAEGGTAAFADPAEATAALGNRPPEQMVADLRSGIAEVQARTPGKPVAAIGFCMGGGLVWRLLAAGAPELSAAFPFYGPTPDDPDFSGSKSVAVLGFYGELDQRVNATEPVAAAALDRAGLVHELVTEQGANHAFFNDTGDRYDPRAAEDAWQRTLTWLSTHVG